CCATTCGTTTCAAAGAACAAACCCCGCTAACCCAGCGCCCGGTTCAACATCCGCCCCAGCCGCAGCCCGCCGCGTAAAACCTGCAACCGCACCACCGGGACCAATGCCGCAATCTGCGCATCGTCCAGATGCCCGGTAATTCCCGTCACACACGGATCGCCCAGCGCCACCGCATAAGCCGAATCCCGCGACACAGCCCAGCTCTCGCGGCTCCAGTCGATCACTGTACCCCCCGCAATCGTCCGGCGCTGCGCCTGTGAAACGCCAGCCAATATCCCGTTGGGGCCGGCGGGCGGCGAAGAAATCGCCCGCTCGGCCAGATACCCGTCCCAGATCGAATGCAGGTTGGTCCGCTTGCTCGACACAATTCCGTAAGTTGCCGCGACCTTGTTCCCGCCCTGATCCTCATGCTCGCCCGCGTGCAATGGCTGGTGCAAATCGCCAACGAAATGGACGAGAAACGCCAGCGCGATCAACCGTTCTTTCGCGCTCAACCGCCGGTCGGCCAGCAACGCTGCCTGCCGCGTAATCTGCGCCGACACGCAATTCCCATCGGCGCACGGCGTCGCCACATCGAACGGCTTACACACGTCCACGTCTTGAAAATGCCAGCTATACGCATAGCCGAACCGGCTTTTGCCATCCGACCCCT
This genomic stretch from Sphingomonas paeninsulae harbors:
- a CDS encoding S1/P1 nuclease, which translates into the protein MNKWPVRGLALVAMLSASPAFAWWEYGHETVAKIALTQATPKTRDAIRRLIAHSAELATPTCPIRNIAEASVWADCIKPLKGSDGKSRFGYAYSWHFQDVDVCKPFDVATPCADGNCVSAQITRQAALLADRRLSAKERLIALAFLVHFVGDLHQPLHAGEHEDQGGNKVAATYGIVSSKRTNLHSIWDGYLAERAISSPPAGPNGILAGVSQAQRRTIAGGTVIDWSRESWAVSRDSAYAVALGDPCVTGITGHLDDAQIAALVPVVRLQVLRGGLRLGRMLNRALG